The DNA segment CACAAActtctttttaattataaatttcctTTTGACTTTGTAAATAACGCACGAGTATTTTAACATCAACTTTTCAGCACGCTTTTTTATCTGTCACACTAGATGACTTCTAATTTTTGCGACCTTTGAATacttgaaaatgttttaatgaTAATAGTTGCACTAACGCTTATCTACAAAGCCTATACTATAGATTACACTTTCGctaaagccaattcaataaaattatctaacatttttgcatcatttCATCATTGCACTTTGACCTCTAAAACCCAACACCTAAGCCCGCGAAATCCCACATCACAATTCTATAATTCCCAATTTGGAAAACGTCCCCAACTTCTttccaaatttggaaaatccCGATCACGTGGTGTCCATCGAAAACAACGAAAACCTAACACGAGAGCAAACCGTCACGTGCACTCTTTCACATGATACCTacgaattattattgttatcgtTTCGACGATAAGAGGATTTCAAATCACCTCGACCTTTGATCCTTGACATTGACGAGCGCCAAATTTTTCCGTAACTCGCGAATTCCCTCGGTGCAATTTAATTCCGATTAGAGAAGAGTGGACAAGGTTTTTAGGTAGGTATATGATCGCTCTCTGACAGTTTTGCTGCCGAAACGCGCGTCAGATCTAGTTTAATGATAAAGTGTATTTTATGCAAGGTTTTTACTCACCGATCTGGAGTATATCCTGCGGACGCATTCGAAAGCGGTCATGTTACTGTTCTTGTTGAGGTCCAGTTGGAGTCTGGTCTTGACGAACCAGATGGGATTCGTTAGGGTGCTGGCGACGAAACCGGCACAGGAGGCCGAGCAGACGTGCACCATCGGCGAGTCGGGGGGTAGGAGGCCGTTCCAGAAAAGCTTCGTTTGGGAATATGTCGCGAAGTAGACGGCCCTGGACGGGGCGACCCCTACGAGATTGGGGCCCAAACCTGGAACAGGAAAAATCAATCCACTCTAAAAGACGGGAAAATATCAACGAGTCTATTATAAGCGGGCTTATTCTAGGAGGGGCGATATGAAACCATCACAGACTAAGACGAAAGGATTAACTAGCTCAAGTACGAATTATCTACATTTCTTATAATCATCAATAATTACGTAACTTTGGATACACTTCACGGCGATGAGATTGTGATTCCTCTGTTCATTTTCAATGGGATTCAAATCTGTAGTTCTTGGTGgctgttttttgaaaaacctaCACTTGGGAGTGTGGAGTAAAATGATGAAGTGTCGTATCACATATTCTACTACAATATCTTTATTGACACATTCTTCACAGTTAAGTTAATCTaaagttcttttttttaaacctttaGTTTCGGAACACCTgtatcgtaaaatctccctagatGAGGTTTGACGTTAtgtcaataattttcaaaagtcagaaaagtttcacgtgtaagcaaattttataccaaaagacaagaaataacTAGACGATAATGATAATGAAAAATGCAACTGAACATATTCAGTAACGCAAGCGCCTTCACATCGAAATGGCTGACATACAATTGAAGttttacgttgccaacctaataaccatcaaataactagtggctcataccaaaatgacaacactttgacaattattttaaagaaaaaatgaatttgCCTACAAGTTGAAGTTAGTTTTTGTTCTTCTAACATCTAACTGGTCCAACAAAGGAGAAGTTTTGTTTCAAGTTCATTTTGCTGGATGTTagatttacttttttctagtttaaataaataatgaagtgacaaaaacagaaataagaGACAGAATAATGACTAACAACTGTTAATAACATTACAAAGGTTAGTTTGTTTACCTTGATCGTTTAATTCTTTTATCTATTTTCGTCAAATTGAGTACTTCAgaacttaatttttcaaaaatagcaaCAGATAGAAAGAGAGTTCTACATTTACGACATTTTAAAAGGCACACACGCTTGTATTaagtattttacaaaaatctccACCGACTgacaaaaagaaattgatCTGGCAAATGACTAACCGGAAAGAACTCATTTTATAACACATTAAGAGAAACAATTCTCTTTATAAATAGAAACAATTTCCTAGACTTACATCCATGCAAATTTAACaggtaattatgaaaatttccatcgaattttatttcaagATTCTTGAACAGAAACTTACAATACATACTTATCGCCTCGATTTTGAATTTAATCATGCCAACAAATGTTCTTTATATGGGGTGCCTcgtgttttattaaaataccccatttctgtatatttttacaactcaaTTACGTGATTGTTTATAGAATTAAACAAATCTTAGACcagattttattcaaaacgtaCTCACTTAGATCACTTAACATCAGATAACGAATAATGACTCTATTGTTGAGGTTTTGTAAATTAATCTGGTTAACACATGATTTAGTTTTTCTaggaaaaataacaaatttaagtAGCACAGTTGGTAACATTGTCTTCCCTATTAATCTTTGTTTATTATATAAATCAAAAAGTAAACGTTTCTACAGGTTTAATACTAGTTCCGTTTCTTTTACTACCCTTTCCTACACACTATCCTTTGTTATTTCAATACCAAAAATCTTAGATCTATATTAATTCCGATttaaataccgggtgattttaaatgaatgtgactttttttcataggttggtaatattattgttggttattctgctttttaatgtgatagttgacataaacataggcgtcctcgcctatttaacacaatttattaatacataaaatgtcaaaatgacgtacgtacgccaatgtgttgattaaggtatcaagtttgccaaaataatttatgaaaaatgttcccaacttaagaaaaaaagtcacaattatttaaaatcacccggtacatacataaatatttctgtaaatattttttaaaaacgttTAAAATCATAATTGTTGAGTTGTGATAAGAATGATTAGAAAagatttttgtttggtttccCCTATATGTAATTACCTACCTACGAgaacttacctactttttttttggtttgagtagtttaaattatgtattgcaaattaaagtttgacatttattaCTGTCACCCATAAGAACATTGACCCAATATGTCAACATGTGAAGTGAGGTTATTCGTTCCTAAAGGTTGCTTTAGAGTATACATACATGAATGGAATGACAATTTGTTGTGGATGAAATTTTTCGTCCGCCATAGTAGTGGCcagcaaaaaaagttagccatcatttaaatgtcagtgtcattaaagcattaattacacatttggattttgacgtaacAGAAAAGTGATGGCTAATTTTTATTGCCGGCCATTGGATGTACTTGatgtattaaatttaatttttgaattaaaatcaCTTATAGTTATTACTTTTGAAGTAGTTATACAGCCTGTAATCAAAATAcacgaaaatatttaaacacgtatactcaatttcatataaatgtgcatctaagcaagccatgaaaatctgattttctgttggtattaaagctaaagctagtgactttgactttcaaagttgcttgctctgcgcgaacccgatttgactaatttttcagttttcgtccattttaacattggtGATTTTAAAAGCAATGTTAcctctttttactgattaaattaaagtaattcttatttgtttttgtctttgtatttttaccaagtaaagatttattggacatgaccttcataaatgtgacttttgtaatgtaactaaattaaaggtgcttttacaaatgcacagctcacttgatgaacatttatatgaaatcaattataagTACTGAATACTCCCGCATCAATGGAAAAATatgcgttttttgaaaaacttaaGAGTACGGTACCAATGGCATGGCAATTTAGACAATAAATTGTGGACGCCCCATTCTCTTGGTTTCATAATCGAAATCATAAAAGCAATAGTAAAGAAAAAGCGAACTCTCGCTTTTTACACGCTTCATACAATTTTTGTATGACAAAAAAGGATCTTCTTATCGAAGGTTGGATTGGCGTAAGTCAGTTACAGTGAGTTATTAGTTGCAGCTAGACAAACGGTGCAGTGTACATATTAATAATCGTGTATTTGTTATTGAATCGTTTAAAATGCCAACTTTTACAAACGTGGAATTAATTAACGGATATGGTTTTCGCGTACGGTGCGGCGGGTGGCCACGCGGTCCAAGCACAAATACTGTACCgggaattattttatttattgtttaaatgGTGAAGAATACCTTCCATTTTTGAGTGATACTTTGCCTGAGTTGCTGGACGAAGTGCCCTTAGACATCATGCAAGGAATATGCTATCTGCACGATGGTGCGCCACCACATTATGCTCGCCAATTTACACAGTGATGGAATCAAAACTACCCTGAAGGTGGATTGGAAGAAACGGTTGAACGCTTTATCCGCCAAGATCTTcggatttaaataaatacgatACAGATACAGTAGAAGAACTAACTGGACGAGTCGTGTATAGTGTTCCCAtttctaatttggttttactaccagccctgttgtcagggagttaaataggcaactaccgccataaatCCTAGGACTGCAAAAGAACGTCTGTTGTCTGACCAGGTTACAATATCTTCACTATTGCCAAAACCACAACCCCAgcccctaataattacaattgcactgccataaaaccaaattataaatgggaaaactataccaATGGCGCGGCCTGTATCACTCATCAAGGAcaacattttcagcatttaCATAAGGTACgctaaaagtaaaagtgtTTTGTCCGTTTTTCCGACACAATTcagtgtcagtgtcaaatttcttgtGTAGTAATCGCTTTCGTAgcttttttatcatttcaCTTTCATTTGCTCTACATTAACGTCGACCACGGGCCGGAAAGaggtgaattttaaatttttaaatacgcaATTTCAGCTATCGCAAATGGTTTTCAAATGTCTTGGTAGTTTACGgcttaaaatatttccgcCTATTTTGATTACACCCTGTAGATCGAAACAACACATCACTTACATTTGGCTTTGTAATtctataatttattaattactgtAATAATCTCAGCAATAAATATGAAACATGttatttcttaaaataaaaatgaagattgcgtcattaaaattttattcaaattctgAACATTTGGTAGATACACACTTAAGAAAGGAACGTCTTTAAGTATGTATCATTCTTCTGTTTTCATTACTGTTTTAGATCAATTCACTCAAGATTACCAACAACAAGAATACAGAGATTAAAGGATTACTATTGATTTATTAGAACTCTTATTCTAGCTGAAAgcttcatttttttctaatattcgTAACACGAGAGCTGTCTGATTCTTACTGAGATTTATTTACAGAAACGTTTACACTTAATgccataaattttttataaataaacttgACGTACATTCGAAAAACTTgaacgaaaatattttcaaaaaatatataaatctgCGTCGCTGCCTCCAGAATTAAGTATTGACAAAAGGCAAAATATGTTTAATTCACGGTTAtttttgtgtgttttattGATATTACTCTTGTTCTGTTTAAGTTACACTAGTAATCGTAAAGTTTATTGatagttcttcaaatattAAACGCTTTTTGAGATCAAAATCTAAATTCTGATAATCCTGGTAATAATTAAACTATCATCAAGACGCTCCCATATGTTTTCTGTCGGGTTTAAATCTGGACGCTGCGAAGGTCACTGCACAACATCCATTCTTACTTTTCCGAAGCAAGTTTCCCCACGTCTAGATGAAATGTTTTCAGTTATTGACGTAGTCTCATGGAGAAACTACCACttataaattttgcaatttagtACCAAAGTAGTCACTCACATGAGCAATTCCCAAACCACAATGGAACAACattcttttgtgtttttaactGCGGggtatgtatatttttttacctaatttgttaccaattacgtgatttatttttgcgACCTTTTCACCTCCAAATAATGTGTTCATAAACAAACCAAAGTCAAGTTTGCACGCTTTTtaatacttaaaaaaataaaataaaaaccaaacgTCCGTCATAAATTGGAGTACCTATCTATGTACCGgttgttatggaagtccacgtaataaatttaactatGTACCAATAAGAgtcgttaaaataaacataaacagagttaaaattaaatataattcatATCCGCTCATCCATTGATAACAAAGcacgaaaaaagaattactcgATTAAAATACTCGAATGGAAAACAGTAAAACCTGTTAGTATTAGAACAACGATCGTTCTTTCTTCACAAAACTGTAAAGTTTTTACCTCGCAAAAACTCTTTCGTTTCATTTGATGATTATCCCATGAGCGAAGCGGCAAATTAGgggttgaaaattaaaaaaaaatcgattaaaaAGAGATcaatacatattataaaaaatgtttattttaaagagttctgctggtggttaaatttattacatggacttccataacaccctgtataatttgaaaataaaatacgcTTTAGCGTGTAGATaggctaaaaaaaaattgcacgcAATGAAAAGTTACTTTGTCCACTACCACAGAtgcatgttttttttaagtacTTGACTGGGGTGAATTTCCCTATTTATCTAGTCAAGTATTTTCATTAACACAACCATTTTCTGATAGaccgttttaaattaatttatttaaagacaGCATCGTAGAACAATgtacaattttcttttgaaaagATATTTTGACAGAAATATTGATGCCACGTCAGATGTGCCAATAAAGAACAAATCAAATTCTAAATTAAGCCGTGAAACACTTTGCTACCGTTCTAACAATGCAATCCTAAACGCATTTGACTAGTCCTACTGGTATTTACAAGTTAAAAGCTTTGCTTTTGTTGCCTCACACATTTATAGACACATAAACTATTGTTTGTGagtaaaagaaattttcattttatcagCAATAAAAAGAGAACAACAGGCACACATGTACATTTCACAAACAGGTAGCGTATTTCgacataatttaataataaaaaaaatatgataagATCATTCGTTATTTTCGCATTTTCGACAATCGTGACTTACTGTTGTTCTGATTTGATTAACTGAACCAAAAACGACAACAAAACAACTGACGACACATTTCTGTTCTAAATGTGTAATAAGTACATAGTTGTCGTCACTCTAATTGCGATTGTTTTTTCGCTTTAGTTGACGTATCGctatgttttattattttatcgaaCTTTTTACCTTTGAACAAGGCCATGGGTCCTTCGTATTTAATAATATGCTTCAGACATTGGACAATGCTCAAAGTATTGGACGAAGACGTCACGTAACCTGAAAGAGCCACAACTTGAGGCCGGCTGTGCCGTGTAGTGGTCCATAACCTACGCCTCTGTGCGGGATAGACTGTACGGCACGTCGTTTGCGAGCCGCCGGGGGGCTCCTGAGCTATCTGGGGCAAGTGGTGGAAGCCGCTGTTGGACGATTGCTGGCGCGTCTTCACCACTTCCAGGGGGCATGTCACTATGGCCCCCACGGTGCCTGCCACCCTGCAACAAAACAAACCattacaattgacaaaagaatCTTCCGAGAAACATTCCAACGGAGCAgtctactatttttttttcaatggtCATTGAGCTgatacttaaatttaaaatatgtaaagtaCTGTGTTATTTGGTATACTCAGTGCTATAACAAAATACATGCAGGGTATTTCActagtgataatgagcccggcggaattgaaaatgcaacccacaatacatttccaaagttaacgtagctattttaaatatcgtattgttttaaaatgaaattacgaAACCACGATGGCTTtgctttcaataaatttatttgtcaactgacatttaaggagaaaaagttaaaatacaacgattaaaatttgagaatgagaaaacagacatgcttctgccgttgcgcgtttatgcagaTAATGAACATTTTCTcaaactcttcgttttttacaatttcatttaaccgaGTGAATGacgtttacatcatttttttagtaattaaaaaaaaaaactatgattttttttactgtcgATCGTTTATGGTCCgctttattaatgttttatcataatataaatattttttgtaattaggTAAGCTTGTTATCAGTGATTCTGATTAGGTATTTccgcgaaaaaaaaattccgaaTGGTTACGAGATTTCGGTAGCTCTACTCATCTCTAAACAAGAAAcgaatacatttttcaatcaGTTGAAGTGTGCCTGTAGTccgtttttttattatctattttcagtgtcaaaatgcagaaaaagaccaaactgtatattaaaaatcattgacattttttggtCTAGTTCTATCTCAGTTTCACCCTAGATTTCCCCTAGAtcattattgaggttatgttgcaaATGTTTGTGAATTTGAGACacgtgtttaatttaaatttaaattgtgacatGTGACAATgggtgacaatttcaaaagttaatgTTCCAAacgtgatttataaaattcactgtttcgaattttctgccaacctgacaacactttgacaattggtTATAAAAAAACGGACTTTACAAGCggtaccaaaaaaaatatactgaAAATTAAGAGAATGAggttattttgaaaacaattgattttttgtttttttttaacattcatGGGTTCAAAAATTAGAagagaaaattttgacataattttGGTATCGACGATAATGACATGTGCACTGAAGGTGCTGCCACCAAATTTGAAATCGATTTTGAGATGTTATGGcaaccatttaaaaaaaaattccgtgAAAAACGCGTTTCGAGTTTTAATTCgtcaattttggaaaattctgAATAGGATTTTAGGGacgcattttaaaatttctcttCTTTAAGTAAACGTCattggaaaatatttctagATCAGAATACTCTCCCTTAAGcaaaaatccattttaaaattaagttttttgagACATTTTACATTCTTGTAAAATGACTTTCACAGTACATATCTAGGATTGGTGAAAATATATCTGAACCAAGTT comes from the Tenebrio molitor chromosome 9, icTenMoli1.1, whole genome shotgun sequence genome and includes:
- the Rim2 gene encoding mitochondrial carrier protein Rim2 isoform X1; translation: MSQKDSVIHLIAGGVAGTVGAIVTCPLEVVKTRQQSSNSGFHHLPQIAQEPPGGSQTTCRTVYPAQRRRLWTTTRHSRPQVVALSGYVTSSSNTLSIVQCLKHIIKYEGPMALFKGLGPNLVGVAPSRAVYFATYSQTKLFWNGLLPPDSPMVHVCSASCAGFVASTLTNPIWFVKTRLQLDLNKNSNMTAFECVRRIYSRSGILGFYKGITASYMGISETIVHFVIYEAIKAELVNHHTKYSMEKGTRDFIEFMMAGAVSKTVASCIAYPHEVARTRLREEGNRYTSFWQTLTLVFKEEGVRGVYRGLTTQLVRQIPNTAIMMATYEAVVYVLTTRLGTDFYDKEAN
- the Rim2 gene encoding mitochondrial carrier protein Rim2 isoform X2, giving the protein MSQKDSVIHLIAGGVAGTVGAIVTCPLEVVKTRQQSSNSGFHHLPQIAQEPPGGSQTTCRTVYPAQRRYVTSSSNTLSIVQCLKHIIKYEGPMALFKGLGPNLVGVAPSRAVYFATYSQTKLFWNGLLPPDSPMVHVCSASCAGFVASTLTNPIWFVKTRLQLDLNKNSNMTAFECVRRIYSRSGILGFYKGITASYMGISETIVHFVIYEAIKAELVNHHTKYSMEKGTRDFIEFMMAGAVSKTVASCIAYPHEVARTRLREEGNRYTSFWQTLTLVFKEEGVRGVYRGLTTQLVRQIPNTAIMMATYEAVVYVLTTRLGTDFYDKEAN